In Desmonostoc muscorum LEGE 12446, the genomic window CATCGGTCAACTGCTAGCATTTAACGTGATGAATGCTAATTTTAATATATTGATTACTACAATCATTAGTTTTGTCGATGAAATTGCCAGAATTCAAACTGCAACAGAACGGATTAATGAGGTAATTGAAAGTACCCCAGAAGACCAAAACGAAGAGAAAAAACCTTGGGCAGTAATCCTTGATAATACTGATATTATTTGTACTAATATCAACTTTCACCACACAGGTAGGGCAGACTTATTACAAGACTTTTCCCTAACTATTCCAGGAGGTAAAGTCACAGCATTGATTGGTAAATCTGGCTGTGGGAAAAGTACTTTAGCTAAACTGATGGCTGGGTTATATCCCTTGCAATCAGGTAATATTCGTTTTGGCATTTATAACCAGAAAGATTTATCTTTGGAATGCAGGCGACAACAGGTAGTATTAGTCCCCCAAGAAGCCCACTTCTGGAGTCGCTCAATTTTAGAGAACTTTCACTTTAGCTATCCTCATGCTACATTTGAACAAATTGTTCGGGCTTGCCAAATTGCGGGTGCTGACGAATTCATCTGTGAATTACCGGATAATTATCAAACTGTATTGGGCGAATTTGGTGTAAATATTTCCGGTGGACAAAAGCAGAGATTAGCCTTAGCTAGAGCAATGGTTATAGACCCACCAATACTAATTTTAGACGAATCCACTAGTGCATTAGATCCAGT contains:
- a CDS encoding ATP-binding cassette domain-containing protein, whose translation is IGQLLAFNVMNANFNILITTIISFVDEIARIQTATERINEVIESTPEDQNEEKKPWAVILDNTDIICTNINFHHTGRADLLQDFSLTIPGGKVTALIGKSGCGKSTLAKLMAGLYPLQSGNIRFGIYNQKDLSLECRRQQVVLVPQEAHFWSRSILENFHFSYPHATFEQIVRACQIAGADEFICELPDNYQTVLGEFGVNISGGQKQRLALARAMVIDPPILILDESTSALDPVLEAQVLDKLLHSRQGKTTIIISHRPRVIRRADFIVLLDKGQLKMQGVLEEMQVISGEHLDFLTP